A DNA window from bacterium contains the following coding sequences:
- a CDS encoding DUF4065 domain-containing protein, producing MLSKFIRQMRKKHNLTQEYLASKIGISRPTYVQIEQGERELTISEAGKLASIFDISFENFLAGNAPECKVVFEERPKQKLSGDLQIRVTSKNLDKFKQVLLYVLGEVGGKPNVGETVLHKLLYFIDFDYYEKFEENLMGATYIKNHHGPTSVELKDIFVDMQKKGEIEAVKSQYFKYEQKKYLPLKRPNLDKFSAREIEHINEVLARLADKNAKEIENYSHEDIPWKTAEEGQQLSYESVFYRDERYSVRNYYDEI from the coding sequence ATGCTTTCAAAATTCATCCGACAAATGCGCAAAAAGCACAATCTGACGCAGGAGTATCTAGCGTCAAAGATTGGCATTTCACGACCGACGTATGTTCAAATAGAACAAGGCGAGCGGGAATTAACTATTTCAGAAGCAGGAAAACTAGCTTCCATTTTTGACATTTCGTTTGAGAATTTTCTTGCTGGCAACGCTCCGGAATGCAAGGTGGTGTTTGAAGAAAGACCAAAGCAAAAATTATCCGGTGATCTTCAAATTCGTGTGACTAGTAAAAATCTTGATAAATTCAAACAAGTTCTTTTGTATGTACTGGGAGAAGTTGGTGGCAAGCCGAATGTTGGTGAAACAGTGCTTCATAAATTACTTTACTTTATTGATTTTGATTATTACGAAAAATTTGAAGAAAATTTGATGGGTGCAACCTACATTAAAAATCATCACGGACCCACTTCCGTGGAATTAAAGGATATTTTTGTGGATATGCAGAAAAAGGGAGAAATTGAAGCGGTAAAGAGTCAGTATTTTAAGTATGAACAAAAAAAGTATTTACCGCTAAAACGACCTAATTTAGATAAATTTTCCGCTCGCGAGATAGAGCATATTAACGAAGTGTTGGCTCGTCTTGCCGATAAAAACGCCAAAGAAATAGAAAATTATTCGCACGAAGATATTCCTTGGAAAACAGCCGAGGAAGGGCAGCAGCTTTCTTATGAAAGCGTGTTTTATCGCGACGAACGCTATTCTGTAAGAAACTATTACGATGAGATTTAA